The stretch of DNA ATATTGGTGAGAAAATATACCATACAAAGTATGAGCTTAATTGCCCATATACAAGAGACAAGGAATACATGCAAAGAAACCAATGTTAACATCATATCTTATCTCTCGTGCACAAGGCTAGTGAGGCTGTTAATGCTCTCCACCGACGAAGGATACGACATGATGTATGAATCGAACCCTTCATTCTGCATGAACGCCAGCATCTGGAGGCTCAGGTGCGCCGGAACTAGTTCCGGCACCGGCATATCACCATTCACGTACTGCAAGACCTGCCGCATAGTAGGCCTTGCTTCAGGAAATGGGTGGGAGCATAACAACCCCACCTTCAGCACCACACACGCCTCATCGACATCGTATTCACCTTGGAGCTTGGTGTCAACCGTCTCAACCAGTGAGCCTCTGTTCCAGTGCTCCACCACCCAGTCTGCCAGCATGAGCTGATCATCCTTCGAACCTTGCATGATGGGCTTCTGCCCACAGGTGACCTCCAGCACGAATATGCCGAAGGCAAACACGTCGGTCAGGATGGTTGCTTTGCTGGTGCGGCCGATCTCCGGGGCTAGGTACCCTATTGTTCCAACAACATGCGAGGTCTCCGGGTCGGCACTGTGGTCATACAGCATCGCGAGCCCGAAGTCGCCAAGCCGGCCATTCATGCCCTTGTCGAGCAACACGTTGCTGGCCTTGATGTCCCGATGGACGACGACCTTCTCCCACTCCTCGTGGAGGTAGATCAATCCCGACGCAATCCCTTTGATGATACCAAGCCTCTGAACCCAGTTTAGATTCAGAGTACCATTGTGCTTGTCGGCCTCTTGAGGTTGGGAATACAGGTACTTGTCGAGGCTCCCGTTTGGCATGTACTCGTACACCAGAAGCAGCTCACCTCGCCGGCGGCAGTAGCCGAGCAGCTGGACGAGGTTGGGGTGCTGCATCCGCCCTATGCTCACGATCTCGGCGACGAACTCCTTCATGCCCTGCTTCGAGCTGTGCGACACCCTCTTCACGGCGATCTCGCATTTGGACGCCGGAAGAACTCCTCGGTACACCTTCCCGAACCCTCCTACCCCGAGCAGGTTCTTCTTCTTGAACCCTTCCGTGGCGCGGAAGAGATCCTTGTAGGAGAAGCGGTGCGGCCCGAACTCCACCTCCCACTCCTCCCTCAGCTCACCGTACTTCAGCTGCCTTCTCCTGAGGAGGACGAGGGCCGTCCCCACCAAGAGGACCAACGCCGCGGTGGCTATGGGCAGGATGACCTCCATGCCCTTGGACCTTGGCTTCGGGAATTCACGGGGCAGCTTCGGCAGCTTGGCGATGTCGATGGCGGGCGCGGGGCCGTCCACGGCGAAGCTCCATCCGAGGATGTAGTGCCGGGAGCTGACCAGCCCCGTCGAGGACGAGAAGCCGATGTACGCGGTGTCCGGGATCACCGCCGAGAGGTCGTGCACCACCGAGAGCAGCGGCCTCGCCGGCCTGCGCGTCTTGAGGGGGGCCAGGGTGACGTTGATCCTTCCGGTCCCGCCCTCGTAGTCCACCCAcacctgcatcgcctcgtggctgaTGAGCGTCAGGTTGCGgaacccgccgccgctgccgccgccgtcgtcgtcgtagtAGCCGGCGTCGGTGGAGTTGGCGGAGACGAGGCTGTTGATGTCGATCCCGACGTGGTTGTCGCTGAGGTCCCTGAACTCGTTGTTCTGCATGGTGTCCAGCTCCACCGCGAAGACGCGGTTGGTGGCGTTGCCGTTGTTGCTGGTGTTGAGGAGGCCGAGGTACTGCGCCACCATGGCGCCCGAGAAGTTGGTGGTCGGCGCGACGAAGAGCGCGATGCCGTTGGCGCTCACGTCGGGGTAGGCCGACAGGATGCCGAACACGAAGGAGGCCGAGAAGGAGCGGCCGCGGAGGCGCAGCGGGGTCGGGTAGATGGCGTGCCCTTTCTGGCGGAGCGTGCCGTTGGTGAGCTCCAGGAGGCCGCTCCCAGTCACGGACGCCGCGCCGTCGAGGAGCAGGTTGCTGCTGCCGGCGAAGCCGGAGTAGACGAACTGGTGGCCGTCGTCACCGGCGCCGGCGGTGCGGGTTACATGGTTTATTATGAACCCCACGAGCAGGAGGCGTAGGAGCACGAGCTTCTTGGCAGGCATGGTTGCCACTTGTTCACTTCGTGTTTCGCCTTTCATGGACGTGCAAAGCGAAGCAAAAGTTGTGTGCTTTCCTTTCTGCTTCAGACTCGCCGAGAGTTGCCCAAATCATCAAGCCAGCAACAGAAGGGAATACTTCCTTGGTCAAAGGGAGTCGCTTTAGTCTAACTTTTACTATGTCCTTGCTGCTCATCAATATAGTCGTCTACTCGACAACATCATGTGAGACTGACTACTCGTCTCATGGATGGGGCACGAAGTTTCGCTGCCGTCTTTGACGGGCAATGTCCAAAGTCGTTGGATGGGTACAGAGCAtgctgttttctttgggtgtgaaacCATAGCAGTCCCGATCAGCTAGAAACGTTTTCATAGGTGTCATGCTCACTCCGCGGTTTTGGATACGATTGCGCCGTGATTCGTGCATTTGTGTGCTCTCAAAATAGGTAAAAAGACAGGTAATGTTTCTACGTTATGAATACGTGAAATAGTTCCAATATACAGTACATGTTGGTGGTGTACAGATACATCGTATGTACTGCCGTATTTTCCTCTTCTTCACTATGGGTGGATCTTATATGTTTATCACTTTATGTGCTTCCTGTTCATCTCCTTACTTCAGTGTCTACATTCTTAATTTGTTCTTCTTTGTATTCCTCCACATTGTTCTTCCACATTCTCCATTTCTCTTCGAGTCCTATCCTTTCTACTGCGTTCTTGTTCACATAATTTCTTTCCGCCACGACTGTAAGATCAGGCTTCGCCCGGCTGCGCTCGCTGGCGGTGGCGAGGGAGGGAAGAGGGGATCCCCGGCGGCGGCTAGatgtaccgaaaaaggctttcgccccgctttatattataaagcatacCGCCCAAGCGAAGCAtccaacaagattcaacaaagcacacACAGACGCACActgaggtccacaaggacacatagaAGACATAATGGTCAATGCTGAGGGCACAACACAACAAGCTCTAAACACAATAACACACACGCCATAGATCTACTAGACGGCCTAGTCCGGCTCTGGGGGAGGGGGCGACAGCGGGGGTGCCACGCGGAGCGCCATCGAGCGGAGGTCGGTGAGGAGGGTGGTGATGACGTCTCTGTCTTGAGggaggctaagcggccgccaaagcgttTCGCGGAAGCAAGCCCACAGGAACAGGGCAGTAGAGcacgagaagaagatgtggttagcatcctcGATTGTGCCACAGATGGGACACATCCCATCGCCCGGGCCATTACACTTGAGGACTTCAACCCCAGAGGGGAGGCATCCATGGATCCATTGCCACGGGAAAATCCTGATCTTCAGAGCTAGGCGGATGGCCCAGATCAGGCTAAAGGGCTCCGGGCCGCCGAGGGTGCAATGGCGGCATACAAGGACTTCGTGGAGAAGCGGTCAGACGGCTCAAGGCGCCAGGAAAGGGCATCCAGGTCCTCCTCGACGTTCATCGGCATAAGGGTGATGTCTTGTAGGAGGGAGTCCCAAGCAGCCACCTCGAGGGGGCCGAAGGGGCGCCGGAAAGCGAGACGCTCTAAGCCAATAAGGGCCGTCTCGACAGAGACCCGAGGGTCGGCCGCAATGGCAAAGAGTTCTGGGAATCGCGCAGCCAGGGGGAGTCCCCTAACCAGCGGTCGAACCAGAACAGGGTCGAGGACCCGGATCCAATTGAGATGGACGTGCTGATGCGAAGGACTGGCAGAAACTAGATCACGGACTGCCAGAACTGGGATCCACCCGTACGCTGGCAAAAGGCAAGAGGCTGGCCCCGAAGATACTTATTACGGATGATGGTAAGCCAGAGGCTCCCGTTGGCGATACGCCACAGCCAACGGGTCGGGAGAGCAATGTTCATGCGCCGAGATGACAAGATCCCAAGGCCACCCTGATCTTTGGGTTTGCAAATGTCGGGCCAGCTCACCATATGGTACTTCTGCTTGTCGCCCTCACCAACCCCAAAAAACCTCGACTGGTATTTGGCAACCTCCTGATGGAGGGTCTCATGGAGACCGTAGAAGCTCATGAGAAACCAGAGAAGGCTAGCAAGCGAAGAGTTGATTAGGATGACCCTGGCTGCTTTCGACAACCACCTCCCCCTCCAGGGTTCAACTCGGTGCTGCATCCTAGTCACCGTTGGGCGGATATCAGCAACGGTGAGCCTGGAATCACTAATGGGTATCCCCAAGTAAGTCATGGGGAAGGAACCCAGGCGGCAGTTCAGCCGGTCCGCAATGGATAAAGCCTCCTCCGGAGGATAGCCAAGGACCATCACTTCGCTCTTATCAAAGTTGATGGTGAGCCCAGACATCTGTTGGAAACACaggaggaggaacttcaggttGGCGATGTCGGACGCGGAGCCCTCTACCATAACTATGGTGTCGTCCGCATATTGGATGAGGGAGACCCCTCCCCCACCCACTAGGTGGGGGTCTACGCCGCGGATATGGCCGCAAGCTTTGGCCTTATCAAGGATGACCGCGAGGGCATCGACAACCATGTTGAGCAGAAACGGGGAGAATGGGTCACCCTAGCGGACCCCACATAAGGTGGGGAAGTAAGGCCCGATCTCACCGTTGATGTTGACCGCCGTCCGACGACAGGTGACGAGTTGCATAATGCGGGTCACCCAGCGGTCGTTGAAGCCCTTTCGAAGCAAAACTTCCTGAAGGAAGGGCCAATGGACAGTGTCGTAGGCTTTGTGAAAGTCGAGCTTTAGGAAGACCGCGCGGTGGTTCTTGGCTTGGACTTCATGGAGGACTTCGTGAAAGACCGGCACCCCATCCAAAATAAACCGGCCTTGGATGAAGGCGGATTGGTTGGGGTGGGTGACAGAGTCCGCTagaagggtcaccctattggcgtaccctttagcCAAGATCCTGAAGATCACGGTGATCGCCGTGATCGGGCGGAATTGGCGAATGTCCGAGGCCCCCgggaccttggggatgagggtaATGATCCCATAGTTTAGGTGCCCAAGGTCCATGGTCCCAGAGAAGAACTCGTCGAAGAGGGCCATGACTTCCGGTTTGATGGTTTGCCAGAATGTTTTGAAGAACGAGACTGGCAATCCATCCGGGCCCGGAGCCGAGGAGGGGTTCATTCCTTTGATCGCCGCTAGGACCTCCTCCTTCGAGAAAGGTGCCACCAGGGCGGCATTGGCCTCGTCGGAAACTAGCTGGGCACCCGACCAGGTGTCGGGGGCCAGCGCAGCCCCACCCAAAGGGGTGGGGAGAAAAGGGCTTTATAGAAGCCGTCTACGTGGGCTCGGATGTCCGAGGGGCGAACAAGCTGAGTATTGCCGTCCCACAAGGAGTGAATGGAGTTCCCTCGACGTCGGCCATTGGCGATCGCCTGGAAGTAAGCCGTTTTAGCGTCACCACGGAGCACCCACCGTTGGGTGCCACGCAGCCGCCAGTATGCCTCCTCATCTGAGTAGATGACCGAGAGCTAGTCCTCGAGATCATATCTCAGCATCCACTCGACCGGGGAGATCCCAGAAGTGTCAGCGCAGGCGTCCAGGACTTGGATGGCACTCAGAAGGGCCTTCTTGCGGTTACGGAGATCACGGCCGAGGTTCGCACCCCAACCCTTCATAAATTGGCGTGAAAGCTTGGCGCAGAACTGCCAGGAGTCCACGGCGGACATGGCATAGTGAGGAGAATCGTGCGCGGCGGTCCACTTAGCCGCAACGGCCTCACGGAATCCGGCCTGGTTGAGCCATAAGAGCTCAAACCGGAACCAAGGAGGGATGGAGGGGGCGTTCATCtacggaggagaggaggagggggacatgATCGGAACCGATTCGGGTGATATCCTGTAGCGAGGCCAGGGGACATCTGAGTTCCCACTCCGGAGAGACTAGGACGCGGTCCAGAACGGACTGCATCGGGTTCGCCTGGCGGTTAGTCCAGGTGAACCGGGCCCCCGTTTGCTCAAGCTCACGGATGCCAAGCTCTGTGATGCAATCGTTGAACATCTGCATCCAGGGGCGGTTAacccggtgctacctcttgagcactgcattggttttcccttgaagaggaaagggtgatgtagcaaagtagcgtaagtatttccctcagtttttaagaaccaaggtatcaatccagtaggaggccatgcacgagtccctcgcacctacacaaacaaataaaatcctcgcaaccaaagcaataaaggggttgtcaatcccttcacggtcacttacgaaagtgagatctcatagatatgataagataatatttttggtatttttatgataaagatgcaaagtaaataaagcaaaataaaaacggcaaaagaaatagcttgttaacggaagattaatatgatggaaaatagacccgggggccataggtttcaccagtggcttctctcgagagcataagtattacggtgggtaaacaaattactgttgagcaattgacagaattgagcatagttgtgagaatatctaggtatgatcatgtatgtaggcatcacgtccgagacaagtagagcgactcctgcctgcatctactactattactccacacatcgaccgctatccagcatgcatctagagtattaagttcaaaagaacagagtaacgctttaagtaagatgacatgatgtagaggcataaactcatgcaatatgatataaaccccatcttgttatcctcgatggaaacaatacaatacatgccttgttgcccctactatcactgggaaaggacaccgcaagtttgaatccaaagctaagcacttctcccatggcaagaaagatcaatctagtaggccaaaccaaactgataattcgaagagacttgcaaagataaccaatcatacataaaagaatcagagaagattcaaatattgttcatagatagacttgatcacaaaacccacaattcatcggtctcaacaaacacaccgcaaaaagaagattacatcgaatagatctccacaagagagggggagaacattgtattgagatccaaaaagagagaagcagccatctagctaataactatggacccgaaggtctgaagtaaactactcacacatcatcagagaggctatggtattgatgtagaagccctccgtgatcgatgccccctccagtggagctccgaaaaaggccccaagatgggatctcgcgggtacagaagattgcggcggtggaattagggtttttgctctgtatgtggtagtttgggggtacgtagatatatataggaagaaggagtacgtcggtggagcaacatgggccccacgagggtggagggtgcacctgggggtaggcgcgccccctacctcgtgccttcctggttgctttcttgatgtagtgtccaagtcctctggatcacgttcgttccgaaaatcacgttcccgaaggtttcagtccgtttggactccgtttgatattctttttctatgaaagtctgaaataggcaaaagacagcaattctgggttgggcctgaggttaataggttagtcccaaaaataatataaaagtgtataataaagcccattatgtccaaaacagaatataatatagcatggaacaataaaaaattatagatacgttggagacgtatcacccggtcATTGTTCTTCTCATCCGGGGAGCGGATGAGGTTAAAGTCCCTCCCACGACCACTGGGAGGGAGGAAGCGGAGATCTTCCGTTGCAGCTCAGCGAGGAAGTTCAGGGAGCGGCGGTGGTCCGCCGGTCCTTATACAATGATCACCTCCCCCTTAAAGTTTAGCGCCCGCTCGAAGATCTCCATACTAACGAAGAACTCGCCCCGGTCCATACcgcccacctcaaaggtggcatccttcacacctaataggatgccacccgagtggccattgttcccactagaagggagccaatgccaggCAAACAAGTAGGAGCTAAGGCCATCGAGTTTAGGGAGATAAAACTCCGTGCGCATGGTTTCCTGAATGGCAATGATGTCGATGTGTTCATCACGGATGTACTCAACtagccggcggcggcggccgtcaTGCCCGAAGCCGCGGATGTTCTAGAAGAGGGCGCACATCTAAAACGCCATtgaggggctgcttgaccccagaacGGTGGAAGCGATGTGGGATCTGAGAGCGGCAGTGCGGGAGCGGGTGCGGGTGCGGCCACGGGTTTCCTCGACTGGCATCCCTGCGGGAGGCTTGGGCGCCGGTGTGCAGAGGATACGGGCCCGGGTCTCGGTGAGTTTCCCGTCAAGGATCTCGCGGGTCTGGATAGCCGCAATCTGCTCTAAGGGGGGACCAACTTCCCCCCTGAAAACTATAGCCGATTCTAGGGCCACCTTGGCAAGACGGCCGAGCGGGATCGCTTCAAGCGCACAGAACGAACAACTGGAAGAACTGGAGAGGATGTCGGTCACACCTGTCTCGAGGTTCTGGGTCACAGCCCAGATCTCATCCCGCTCGGAGATGGACGGCGCCGGGAAGCCGGCCGGGTGGTCCGCATCGAGACGAGCACTGCGGCGGGAGTCAGTCGACGAAGCCCGAGTCCGATGGGCGTACGACACCGACCGAGGCGGGTGGTGGCGACGGGGGTGACCACCGTGTCGGTGGCCACGAGGAGAAAATGAGTCGAGGACGCAGGCACCGGAGGCTCCATCAGGGCACCAGACACCGCCCGGGTAAGAGAGGGCGAGTCAAGGGCTGGTGCGACGTCCTCCAGGATGGGAGCAGGAGCCGGGGGAGAGGCGGGGGACGGCGGCGTAGCCTCCCCAGGGGGTCCGCTGGGGGAGACCCGAAGGGGGGAGGCTCCGACGTCGGCGAGGCCGACAGCAGCGGAGACGGCACCACCGGGGACGGAGGTGGCGGGATGGTCGCGGAGAAGGAGTGctatctcttgagcttgcgttggatttccccgaagaggaagggatgatgcagcagagtagcataagtatttcccttagtttttgagaaccaaggtatcaatacagtaggaggccacgctcaagtccctcgtacctgcacaaaacgatagctactcgcaaccaacgcgattagggttgtcaatcccttcacggtcacttacgagagtgagatctgatagatataatattttcggtatttttggtatagagatgcaaagtgaa from Triticum dicoccoides isolate Atlit2015 ecotype Zavitan chromosome 6A, WEW_v2.0, whole genome shotgun sequence encodes:
- the LOC119315367 gene encoding L-type lectin-domain containing receptor kinase SIT2-like — protein: MKGETRSEQVATMPAKKLVLLRLLLVGFIINHVTRTAGAGDDGHQFVYSGFAGSSNLLLDGAASVTGSGLLELTNGTLRQKGHAIYPTPLRLRGRSFSASFVFGILSAYPDVSANGIALFVAPTTNFSGAMVAQYLGLLNTSNNGNATNRVFAVELDTMQNNEFRDLSDNHVGIDINSLVSANSTDAGYYDDDGGGSGGGFRNLTLISHEAMQVWVDYEGGTGRINVTLAPLKTRRPARPLLSVVHDLSAVIPDTAYIGFSSSTGLVSSRHYILGWSFAVDGPAPAIDIAKLPKLPREFPKPRSKGMEVILPIATAALVLLVGTALVLLRRRQLKYGELREEWEVEFGPHRFSYKDLFRATEGFKKKNLLGVGGFGKVYRGVLPASKCEIAVKRVSHSSKQGMKEFVAEIVSIGRMQHPNLVQLLGYCRRRGELLLVYEYMPNGSLDKYLYSQPQEADKHNGTLNLNWVQRLGIIKGIASGLIYLHEEWEKVVVHRDIKASNVLLDKGMNGRLGDFGLAMLYDHSADPETSHVVGTIGYLAPEIGRTSKATILTDVFAFGIFVLEVTCGQKPIMQGSKDDQLMLADWVVEHWNRGSLVETVDTKLQGEYDVDEACVVLKVGLLCSHPFPEARPTMRQVLQYVNGDMPVPELVPAHLSLQMLAFMQNEGTHGMALVFAPGVKSLSDGLTDQYLGVTNVQNDGSQANHLFAVELDTVQNIEFRDINANHVGIDINGLSSVQSHEAGYYDDGNGGGFRNVSLISRDALQVWVDYDRVTTRIDVTMAPLGMARPSRPLVSAIRNLSTVLTEPSYIGFSSSTGPVNSRHYVLGWSLGIDRPAPAIDAAKLPKLPQLGPKPRSRVLEITLPIASAVVVLVAGAALVLLVRRRLRYTEVREDWEVEFGPHRFAYKDLFHATNGFKEKHLLGAGGFGMVYKGVLQASGVEIAVKKVSHGSKQGMKEFIAEIVSIGRIKHRNLVQLLGYCRRKDELILVYDYMPNRSLDKYLYGQGDGDGLTLDWAQRLQVIKGVACGLHYLHERWEKVVIHRDVKTSNVLLDKEMNGRLGDFGLAKLYEHGTNPQTTRVVGTTGYLAPELVRTGKATPLTDAFAFGTFMLEVACGRRPIKQDEKGNQILLADWVLEHLHRESLVEAADPRLQHEYNSDEVCLSLKIGLLCSHPSPSARPTMQQVLQYLDGELPLPEMARATLNFNLLALKERKELHSVSSPFSSTAMTVGTISDLSGGR